From one Formosa sediminum genomic stretch:
- a CDS encoding n-acetylglutamate synthase yields MESKMNYNNKRFKVFENSDNGETTTETIFEYKQNENILTSEYSGGQIVRGHLIGLVDDNGKIEMSYHQINTKGELMTGICFSEPELTENGKIKLYENWKWTSGDKSSGKSVLIEI; encoded by the coding sequence ATGGAATCAAAAATGAATTATAATAACAAAAGATTTAAAGTTTTTGAAAATTCCGACAATGGAGAAACCACTACAGAAACTATTTTTGAATATAAACAAAATGAAAATATCCTAACATCTGAATATAGTGGAGGGCAAATTGTTCGAGGACATTTAATTGGACTTGTTGACGATAATGGAAAAATAGAAATGAGTTATCATCAAATCAATACAAAAGGAGAGTTAATGACTGGAATTTGTTTTTCAGAACCTGAATTGACAGAGAATGGAAAAATAAAGCTTTATGAAAACTGGAAATGGACTTCGGGAGATAAATCAAGTGGAAAATCTGTTTTAATAGAGATATGA
- a CDS encoding IS1182 family transposase, with translation MKFILGKDRKQTCLFPVSLEDSIESENSVRSIDQFVDSLNLAELGFRSDFTENGPPAYNPAVLLKLYIYGYMNRMRSSRQLEKECRRNIEVMWLLESLTPDHNTISNFRKDNAKAIKKVFFATVQIARNFGLIGATLIAGDSTKFRAQNSKKNNFNKKKIQRHIDYIDNKLEQYNKALEQSDSENEKEDIKKNIDKHQGRRKEYEKLNVQLNASGEPQISTSDPDSKHLIVRNNITEVAYCVQSTVDADHNIPFDYLVTNKNDSKAMGQMLQRAKTILGTNTFTALYDKGYHTGSEFKTANKLGIKTLVAIPGIGRASQAPDPNYNSEHFKYNKEHDTYTCPEGNILKSNGSIYKARNYNFKQYKTTKCKACPARALCTTSKVNGKVVQRSEFHKYIEANVKSVLQNPDAYKKRQAIVEHPYGTIKRQWSFDHIMTKKTIQRASADVGFMFIAYNLKRIWNIFRKTNTPRVQAHRSLIRLFTAILTSFEEPYKQNSKYRILAHV, from the coding sequence ATGAAATTCATACTTGGAAAAGACCGAAAACAGACCTGCCTTTTTCCTGTTTCTCTTGAAGATTCTATAGAATCTGAGAACAGCGTAAGGTCTATAGATCAATTTGTAGATTCACTTAACCTTGCAGAACTAGGATTCCGTTCAGACTTTACCGAAAACGGTCCTCCGGCCTATAACCCAGCTGTTCTTCTCAAACTTTACATCTACGGATACATGAACCGTATGCGTTCTTCAAGACAATTAGAAAAAGAATGCAGGCGTAACATTGAAGTCATGTGGCTGCTTGAATCGCTAACCCCAGACCACAACACCATCAGTAACTTCAGAAAAGATAATGCAAAAGCTATTAAAAAAGTGTTCTTTGCTACCGTGCAAATTGCACGCAATTTTGGGCTTATCGGAGCTACACTTATAGCAGGAGACAGTACTAAGTTTAGAGCTCAGAATAGTAAGAAAAACAATTTTAATAAAAAGAAAATACAGCGTCACATAGATTATATTGACAATAAATTAGAGCAATATAACAAAGCTCTTGAGCAAAGTGATAGTGAAAATGAGAAAGAAGATATTAAGAAGAATATTGATAAGCATCAAGGTCGTAGAAAAGAATACGAAAAACTAAATGTACAGCTGAATGCCTCTGGAGAACCACAAATTTCTACCTCTGATCCCGATAGCAAGCATTTAATTGTGCGTAACAATATTACTGAAGTTGCTTACTGTGTACAATCTACTGTGGACGCAGATCACAATATTCCGTTCGACTACTTGGTTACCAATAAAAATGACTCCAAAGCTATGGGACAGATGTTACAGAGAGCTAAAACCATTCTAGGGACAAATACATTTACGGCGCTATACGACAAAGGATATCATACAGGAAGTGAATTTAAAACTGCTAATAAACTGGGTATTAAAACCCTTGTTGCTATTCCTGGAATAGGAAGAGCATCGCAAGCTCCAGACCCTAACTATAACTCAGAACATTTTAAATATAATAAAGAACACGACACCTATACCTGCCCGGAAGGAAATATACTTAAAAGTAATGGAAGTATCTATAAAGCTCGTAATTACAACTTCAAACAATATAAAACAACCAAATGTAAAGCTTGCCCCGCAAGAGCATTATGCACCACGTCTAAAGTAAATGGAAAAGTAGTACAGCGCAGTGAATTCCATAAATATATTGAAGCCAACGTAAAGAGCGTATTGCAAAATCCTGATGCTTACAAAAAACGCCAAGCCATTGTAGAGCATCCATACGGAACCATAAAACGCCAGTGGAGTTTTGATCATATTATGACTAAAAAAACGATACAACGTGCTAGTGCAGATGTAGGATTTATGTTTATTGCCTATAACTTAAAAAGAATTTGGAATATCTTTAGAAAAACAAATACACCTCGTGTTCAAGCTCACAGATCTTTAATTAGGCTTTTTACAGCTATTCTAACAAGTTTTGAAGAACCCTACAAACAAAATTCAAAATATAGAATCTTAGCTCACGTCTAA
- a CDS encoding DUF4261 domain-containing protein gives MRLFNFNRKKKEKKEEIEQFENPTELLMVKLFFESEPIFKDEKIEQELKKRFKQIELPENNDKPTNSRHYLFKDYQVKFEEGNIPAQATIFIPDENKIDFSELNASFGQSWSWSQAEETVKKCSYELLLTDLMSRNLDYKERIEYFQKFVASVISAMEPNAVWIRNSEMVLKPIDFLEKSSQNNYQNVNVFMNVRLFNIQGTESEMIMDTLGLNSLGLPDFEFRFSNYDAQQIAGLLFNYGHYIFENGVVIEQGNTIEGIEENSKWKCYFSHSQLEPKRIVIEINNGG, from the coding sequence ATGAGATTATTCAATTTCAATAGAAAAAAGAAAGAAAAAAAAGAAGAAATAGAACAATTCGAAAATCCAACCGAATTGTTAATGGTAAAACTATTCTTTGAAAGTGAACCAATATTTAAGGATGAAAAAATCGAACAGGAATTAAAAAAGCGATTTAAACAAATTGAACTTCCCGAAAATAATGACAAACCAACTAATTCAAGACATTATTTGTTTAAGGATTACCAAGTTAAATTTGAAGAAGGAAATATTCCTGCACAAGCAACTATATTTATCCCAGACGAAAATAAAATTGACTTTTCCGAACTAAACGCTTCCTTTGGACAATCTTGGAGCTGGTCTCAAGCAGAGGAAACTGTTAAAAAGTGTTCTTACGAATTATTATTAACTGACCTGATGTCAAGAAATTTAGACTATAAGGAACGTATAGAGTATTTTCAAAAATTTGTAGCAAGTGTAATTTCAGCAATGGAACCAAATGCTGTATGGATTCGAAATAGTGAAATGGTTTTAAAACCAATTGATTTTTTAGAAAAAAGTAGCCAAAACAACTATCAAAATGTAAATGTTTTTATGAATGTTAGGTTGTTTAATATTCAAGGAACAGAGAGCGAAATGATAATGGACACGTTGGGCTTAAATTCTTTAGGACTTCCTGATTTTGAATTCAGATTTTCAAATTATGATGCACAACAAATTGCTGGCTTATTGTTTAATTATGGACATTATATTTTTGAAAATGGAGTTGTAATTGAACAAGGAAATACAATCGAAGGAATTGAGGAAAATTCAAAATGGAAGTGCTATTTTAGTCATTCACAACTTGAACCGAAAAGAATAGTTATAGAAATAAATAACGGTGGCTAA
- a CDS encoding FEKKY domain-containing protein, translating into MTGKIDSWRNSARIVTVGKPLPCGVPCIGLKEKYGFHESNIGCTVTGPQLRGIDSYNAEIEKYLNKRN; encoded by the coding sequence TTGACTGGTAAGATTGACAGTTGGCGGAATTCAGCAAGAATCGTGACAGTTGGAAAACCTTTACCATGTGGAGTTCCTTGTATTGGATTAAAAGAAAAATACGGATTTCACGAATCGAATATTGGATGCACTGTAACTGGACCTCAATTACGTGGAATTGACTCTTATAACGCTGAAATTGAAAAGTATCTAAATAAAAGAAACTGA
- a CDS encoding TPM domain-containing protein, whose amino-acid sequence MKIVTKILILLLTLNLLSCKDSAKETIVLCSLEMEMDIFPKPIGIINDYGQIFTESQRTELTKILYDYDVKTKRQIVVVTVDSIKPYVEIQKYATNLGNDWRVGAANKNNGLTIVVCKPCRQIGIATGLGTELILTDEICKEVIEKTIIPEFKSGEFYSGIKNGVTELIAKWK is encoded by the coding sequence ATGAAAATCGTAACAAAAATATTAATACTACTTTTGACCTTAAACTTGCTTTCTTGCAAAGATTCAGCAAAAGAAACTATAGTATTATGTTCTTTGGAAATGGAAATGGATATTTTTCCAAAACCAATCGGAATTATAAACGATTACGGACAAATATTCACGGAATCACAACGGACTGAATTAACAAAAATTCTTTATGATTATGATGTTAAGACTAAGAGACAAATTGTAGTTGTAACCGTAGACAGCATTAAACCCTATGTTGAAATCCAAAAATACGCAACTAATTTAGGAAATGATTGGAGAGTTGGAGCAGCAAATAAAAATAACGGACTGACAATAGTTGTCTGTAAACCTTGTCGACAAATCGGAATTGCAACTGGACTAGGAACTGAACTAATTTTAACCGACGAAATCTGCAAAGAAGTAATTGAGAAAACTATCATACCTGAATTTAAAAGTGGAGAATTTTATAGCGGAATTAAAAACGGTGTGACTGAATTAATAGCTAAATGGAAATAA
- a CDS encoding P-loop NTPase family protein, producing the protein MKNKVTDVFGVKSTLIKTYIERENVDRKFQDAINGGNEVIVYGSSKQGKTTLILKHLDETDYIKVECSPQTNPIDIYKSILRQLNIGYIESETNHTGNQQGGKINGGFKVKVPMIGEIGLGSEVNETDSQSSTQKQIFFEYNLELAQDVSELLQKNKSIKYVVLENFHYLSLETQESLAYDLRIFQDHQIIFIILGIWREANRLVQFNGDLLDRISEVPVEPWEKNDFSKVIDKGEVLLNVDFSNIKTQIINCSYDSIGVVQEICKQCCIAANVHEESETRIILEQEHLVKALKIKSNEYGVRHNRNFESFVDISRKTSTQSGKASLAFPYYFIQLLLTFQLDNIESGLSRSSLLEEIRKIHHRPDDVRSSDLGAFLHNITQYQINKKINPPFVDYDRGGKMLKIIDSSLYFYLRNCNRKEILEDLPNPVEE; encoded by the coding sequence ATGAAAAATAAAGTAACTGATGTTTTTGGAGTAAAAAGTACTTTAATTAAAACATATATAGAAAGAGAAAATGTTGATAGGAAATTTCAAGATGCCATTAATGGTGGAAATGAAGTCATCGTTTATGGTTCATCAAAACAAGGAAAAACTACTCTAATACTTAAACACTTAGACGAAACCGATTATATAAAAGTTGAATGCTCACCTCAAACAAATCCAATTGATATTTATAAATCAATATTAAGGCAATTAAATATCGGGTATATAGAAAGTGAAACAAATCACACAGGCAACCAACAAGGAGGTAAGATTAATGGTGGATTCAAAGTAAAAGTTCCAATGATTGGTGAAATTGGACTAGGTTCAGAAGTAAATGAAACAGATAGCCAATCTTCAACTCAAAAACAGATTTTTTTTGAATACAACCTTGAATTAGCGCAAGATGTATCTGAATTACTGCAAAAGAATAAATCGATAAAATATGTCGTACTGGAAAATTTCCACTATTTATCTCTAGAAACTCAAGAAAGTCTCGCATATGACTTACGAATTTTTCAAGACCATCAAATTATCTTTATAATTTTAGGAATATGGAGAGAAGCAAATAGATTAGTACAATTTAATGGTGACTTATTAGACAGAATTAGTGAAGTTCCTGTCGAACCTTGGGAAAAAAACGATTTTTCAAAAGTTATTGATAAAGGAGAAGTGCTTTTGAACGTTGATTTCTCTAATATAAAAACACAAATTATTAATTGTTCTTACGATAGTATTGGAGTTGTTCAGGAAATCTGTAAACAATGTTGTATTGCTGCTAACGTACATGAAGAATCAGAAACTAGAATAATTTTAGAACAAGAACATCTCGTAAAAGCGTTGAAAATAAAATCAAATGAATATGGTGTTAGGCATAATAGAAATTTTGAATCTTTTGTAGATATTAGTAGAAAAACAAGTACACAAAGTGGAAAAGCTTCTTTAGCTTTTCCTTATTATTTCATTCAACTATTACTAACCTTTCAATTAGACAATATAGAAAGTGGCTTAAGTAGGTCTTCGCTTCTTGAAGAAATTAGAAAAATACATCATAGACCAGATGATGTGAGGTCAAGTGATTTAGGTGCATTTTTACATAATATAACACAATACCAAATTAACAAAAAAATAAATCCCCCTTTTGTGGATTATGACAGAGGCGGAAAAATGTTAAAGATTATTGATTCTTCTTTATATTTTTATCTTAGAAATTGTAATCGTAAAGAAATTCTAGAAGACTTACCAAATCCTGTAGAAGAATAA
- a CDS encoding DEAD/DEAH box helicase — protein MAFFIENKELFKLQPEEGNGLRKCQLGAIWALKSHFTTSSNDIASLISMPTGSGKTALMMATCFELNLQKILIVVPSKILRRQIAEQFRTLQVLKNSNCLQSEIEELKVYEVTKRQKTREQWELILNEYDVIVAHPNSISPYYKDIEPIPVDLIDAVLVDEAHHEPAETWRKLNDFYSDLKRVFFTATPFRRDRKRMKAKLIYHYSIDRALEDNIMREVNFVGEQVGIQNTNEALMKSAFEVFQKERELNPNASILIRTDRIEDSIILTQLYNENGFNVDYIHSKRSANINSQLVTKVKNNELDGLVCVGIASEGLDIPNLKVAVLHATPRSIPYTIQFLGRISRQPDDQEGNATLIANKDEVKGEVYKLYKSDETWGKLIPQLIDEQMQRARHYKSSQAKEADFQMPELNVFFSALIYETANNFEFKNVGEINAKDPFEILRIEQQNDDSPLIIVTAYHKPLDWASGEIHIEDFLDVHLLYHHSDSNLLFELTTSEQALASFKKELIESDLKRLPHSRLYKTLSQFRQSDYIMVGMKNAVSQGASQPSYKTVIGSGVQASVRASEGRVFSTGHALLKLGLKKTWGIATKNGRVWAMKRGTSEEFKNWCDSLVNLIEDGPVITNLPGLSFLASSEPINNIEELPIAIIPNDLFFRAYSTIIHVNDIDPIRNCIPEIIPLNLDIDNNQLQCQLKINEFECELLMNLTEDKIWSLITDNEIRVRADKSENDIIEKSLEEILNEYYPSLIMPSGSVVEGRNKITPNTTIENLPTSIWKVKDWTGCNIRAERYEEAPVAGNVPVINKTIELINTDFEINSDVLILDDGSHEIADLIWFQQNTKQVHFIHCKASHGENPGRRKADCDILFTQAMRSIHWISSVSLIDRLRERIQGNSELIQTSQATWDTLADNFKINNWSYNIILPQPGFDIQQVSNRDRINNNIYELAIPMYERILGSMAQLEIWGS, from the coding sequence ATGGCTTTTTTTATTGAAAATAAAGAATTATTTAAACTACAACCAGAAGAAGGAAATGGATTAAGAAAGTGCCAATTAGGTGCAATTTGGGCACTAAAAAGTCATTTTACAACATCATCAAATGACATTGCTTCTTTAATTAGTATGCCTACCGGTTCAGGAAAAACGGCATTGATGATGGCTACTTGTTTTGAATTAAATCTACAAAAAATACTAATCGTAGTTCCTTCTAAAATTCTTCGTAGGCAAATAGCTGAACAATTTAGAACTTTACAAGTTCTGAAAAACAGTAATTGTCTTCAAAGTGAAATTGAAGAGCTAAAAGTTTACGAAGTAACAAAAAGACAAAAAACAAGAGAACAATGGGAGCTAATTTTAAATGAATATGATGTCATTGTTGCGCATCCGAATAGTATATCACCATATTACAAGGACATTGAACCAATTCCAGTCGATTTAATAGATGCTGTCCTAGTTGACGAAGCTCATCACGAACCTGCAGAAACATGGCGTAAACTAAACGATTTTTATTCTGATTTAAAAAGAGTCTTTTTTACTGCAACACCCTTTAGGCGAGATAGGAAAAGAATGAAAGCTAAATTGATTTACCATTATTCTATTGACAGAGCTTTGGAAGATAACATAATGAGAGAAGTTAATTTTGTTGGCGAACAAGTTGGCATCCAAAACACAAACGAAGCACTCATGAAATCCGCTTTTGAGGTGTTTCAAAAAGAGAGAGAATTAAATCCTAATGCTTCAATCTTAATAAGAACTGATAGAATAGAAGATTCTATTATATTAACTCAACTATATAATGAAAACGGTTTTAATGTAGATTATATTCACTCAAAGCGTTCAGCTAATATTAATTCTCAGCTAGTAACAAAGGTAAAAAATAATGAGTTAGATGGTTTAGTTTGTGTTGGAATAGCAAGTGAAGGATTAGATATACCAAATTTAAAGGTAGCTGTTCTACATGCTACACCTCGTTCTATTCCTTACACAATTCAATTTCTTGGTCGAATTTCTAGACAACCTGATGACCAAGAAGGAAATGCCACACTTATTGCTAATAAAGACGAAGTCAAAGGTGAAGTATATAAACTATATAAATCGGATGAAACTTGGGGAAAACTTATTCCTCAACTAATTGACGAACAAATGCAAAGAGCTAGGCACTATAAGTCAAGTCAAGCAAAAGAGGCCGATTTTCAAATGCCAGAACTTAATGTTTTTTTTAGTGCTTTAATATATGAAACAGCTAATAATTTCGAATTTAAAAATGTTGGAGAAATCAATGCAAAAGACCCTTTTGAAATTCTAAGAATTGAACAACAAAATGATGATTCACCACTAATCATTGTAACTGCTTATCATAAACCATTGGACTGGGCAAGTGGTGAGATTCATATCGAAGACTTTTTAGATGTTCATTTATTATATCATCATTCTGATAGCAATCTTTTATTTGAATTAACAACTAGTGAACAGGCACTTGCTTCATTTAAAAAAGAACTCATTGAATCTGATTTAAAAAGATTACCACATAGCAGACTTTATAAGACTCTATCTCAATTTAGACAAAGTGATTACATTATGGTTGGTATGAAAAATGCTGTTTCTCAAGGAGCATCTCAACCATCATATAAAACAGTAATTGGAAGTGGTGTCCAAGCGTCAGTTAGAGCAAGTGAAGGAAGAGTCTTTAGTACTGGTCATGCTTTGTTAAAATTAGGGCTAAAAAAAACTTGGGGAATAGCTACAAAAAATGGACGTGTTTGGGCTATGAAAAGAGGTACATCTGAAGAGTTTAAAAATTGGTGTGATTCATTAGTCAATCTAATTGAAGATGGACCTGTAATAACTAATTTGCCTGGGCTTTCATTTTTAGCTAGTTCTGAACCTATTAATAATATAGAGGAATTACCAATAGCCATAATCCCTAACGACTTATTCTTTCGAGCTTATTCTACAATTATACATGTTAATGATATTGACCCAATAAGAAACTGCATTCCAGAAATTATTCCGTTAAACTTGGATATTGATAATAATCAATTACAATGTCAACTTAAAATAAATGAATTTGAATGTGAGTTATTAATGAACCTAACTGAAGATAAAATTTGGTCACTAATTACAGATAATGAAATTCGTGTTAGAGCTGACAAAAGTGAAAATGATATCATCGAAAAATCACTAGAAGAAATCTTAAATGAATATTATCCTTCTTTAATAATGCCTAGCGGTTCTGTAGTTGAAGGAAGAAATAAAATAACACCTAATACAACAATTGAAAACTTACCTACAAGCATTTGGAAAGTAAAAGATTGGACAGGTTGTAATATACGTGCTGAGAGATATGAAGAAGCACCTGTAGCTGGTAATGTTCCTGTAATTAACAAAACAATTGAATTAATTAATACTGATTTTGAAATTAATAGTGATGTTTTAATACTTGATGATGGTTCTCATGAAATTGCAGATTTAATTTGGTTTCAACAAAATACTAAACAAGTACATTTCATTCATTGTAAAGCCTCACATGGAGAAAATCCAGGTCGTAGAAAAGCTGATTGTGATATTCTTTTTACGCAAGCAATGAGAAGTATCCATTGGATTTCTTCTGTATCATTAATAGACAGACTTAGAGAACGTATTCAGGGTAATTCAGAATTAATACAAACTAGTCAAGCTACTTGGGACACCTTAGCTGATAATTTCAAAATTAATAATTGGAGTTATAATATAATTTTACCACAACCAGGTTTTGACATACAACAAGTATCAAATCGAGATAGAATTAATAATAATATTTACGAGTTAGCAATCCCAATGTATGAACGAATTTTAGGAAGTATGGCTCAACTAGAAATTTGGGGCTCATAA
- a CDS encoding WapI family immunity protein: MIFKGINNQTVEFRITNYQFPEITDCEYDSNWLLVYLKIKSDCGNWETVDPSLLVRDLKDIIEWFEQLSNDIETDTDSLVFMEPNLEFELTKKFADKKRIRITFDLESRNPNAKDDEEFYVDCEFNNEELKQIASELKNEAELYPERALTNRKKSYIDVFKNFGKSLFN, from the coding sequence ATGATATTTAAAGGAATAAATAACCAAACAGTTGAATTTAGGATAACGAATTATCAGTTTCCTGAAATAACTGATTGTGAATATGATTCAAATTGGTTGTTGGTTTATTTAAAAATAAAAAGTGATTGTGGAAATTGGGAAACTGTTGACCCTTCGCTTTTGGTTAGAGATTTAAAAGACATTATTGAATGGTTTGAGCAACTTTCGAATGACATAGAAACAGATACTGATTCACTTGTGTTTATGGAACCAAATTTGGAATTTGAACTAACTAAAAAATTTGCGGATAAAAAACGGATAAGAATAACGTTTGATTTAGAATCTCGCAATCCGAATGCCAAAGATGACGAAGAATTTTATGTGGATTGTGAATTTAATAATGAGGAATTAAAACAAATTGCATCAGAATTGAAAAACGAAGCGGAATTATATCCAGAACGAGCCTTAACGAATAGAAAAAAATCATATATTGATGTGTTTAAAAATTTTGGTAAATCTTTATTCAATTGA
- a CDS encoding methylamine utilization protein MauJ, protein MRIYEVQFFIDGPIKFENNINFQTTKELDLGRVFDSDINIKTTHRNNVINSTVRTIDSERAEKVAGLFIGKMLDVLCVITNCKLDINTYENRNVSYNIKTIVEFSEIQRAFELARELNLHTDNSKMLRAFSWYRKGLNTENTLDKFLAFWNSISVVSDAFCENNERTRSGTINRIWNCFIQVWGECSEWPHILGNENWVNEHNAIRNQIAHGGITIDIEYVNDILDKINILQKVNYKFLRDFSEKLNIGL, encoded by the coding sequence ATGAGAATATACGAAGTTCAGTTCTTTATAGACGGACCAATTAAGTTTGAAAACAATATTAATTTTCAAACAACAAAAGAATTGGATTTAGGAAGAGTGTTTGACAGCGACATCAATATAAAAACTACTCATAGAAATAACGTAATAAATTCTACAGTCCGAACAATAGACTCTGAAAGGGCTGAAAAAGTTGCTGGACTATTTATCGGAAAAATGTTGGACGTACTTTGTGTTATAACAAATTGCAAACTTGACATTAATACTTATGAAAACAGAAACGTCAGTTATAATATAAAAACAATAGTTGAATTTAGCGAAATTCAGAGAGCATTTGAATTAGCAAGAGAATTGAATTTACATACTGATAATAGTAAAATGTTACGAGCTTTTAGTTGGTATAGAAAAGGTTTGAATACAGAAAACACATTAGATAAATTTTTAGCATTTTGGAATTCAATCTCTGTCGTTTCAGATGCTTTTTGTGAAAATAATGAAAGAACTCGAAGTGGGACTATAAATAGAATTTGGAATTGTTTCATTCAGGTTTGGGGAGAATGTTCTGAATGGCCTCACATTTTAGGTAACGAAAATTGGGTAAATGAACATAATGCAATAAGAAATCAAATTGCTCACGGAGGAATAACAATTGACATTGAGTATGTGAATGATATACTCGATAAAATTAATATTTTACAAAAAGTAAATTACAAGTTTTTAAGAGACTTTTCGGAAAAACTGAACATAGGATTATAA
- a CDS encoding pyridoxamine 5'-phosphate oxidase family protein: MKLTTEIKEFIDRSILCWLATVSNENIPNVSPKEIFNYYENDKIIVANIASPQTVLNIKQNTNVCISFIDILVQKGFQIKGKAKIIEKTDSEFSEMEKILTKMTGGNFPFSTVTKINVEQIKKIVAPKYILYPETTESEQIESAKKAYGIKNEL; the protein is encoded by the coding sequence ATGAAATTAACAACAGAAATAAAGGAATTTATAGACAGAAGTATTCTTTGTTGGCTTGCAACTGTATCAAATGAAAACATACCGAATGTTTCACCAAAAGAAATATTCAATTATTATGAAAATGACAAAATAATTGTTGCAAATATAGCTTCACCTCAAACTGTTCTGAATATAAAACAGAATACAAATGTTTGCATAAGTTTTATAGATATTTTGGTACAAAAAGGCTTTCAAATAAAAGGAAAAGCTAAAATTATTGAAAAAACAGATTCTGAGTTCTCTGAAATGGAAAAAATATTGACCAAAATGACTGGTGGAAATTTCCCTTTCTCGACTGTAACTAAAATCAATGTAGAACAGATTAAGAAAATTGTCGCTCCAAAATATATTCTGTATCCTGAAACAACGGAATCGGAACAAATTGAAAGTGCAAAAAAAGCATATGGAATCAAAAATGAATTATAA